The Scomber japonicus isolate fScoJap1 chromosome 9, fScoJap1.pri, whole genome shotgun sequence genome includes a region encoding these proteins:
- the LOC128364243 gene encoding hamartin-like: MMSREQVSISELLLSLDSSELQEAELVKSAVNQQLSSDRGGAVLCSLVDYYLDCSSPQALLLLSSVREAHHKPLLEKLNESLNRPASRQAALTLLGHLIRKQPPWVHHISRSNLLTSLLRCLKDSDVVGR, translated from the exons aTGATGTCCAGGGAGCAGGTGAGTATCAGTGAGCTCTTGCTCTCATTGGACAGCTCAGAGCTGCAGGAGGCGGAGCTTGTCAAATCGGCGGTCAATCAGCAGCTGAGTTCAG ACAGAGGGGGCGCTGTGCTCTGCAGCCTGGTGGATTATTACCTGGACTGCTCGTCTCCTCaggcgctgctgctgctctcctccgTCAGAGAGGCTCATCATAAG CCCCTCCTGGAGAAGCTGAATGAGTCTCTGAACCGACCGGCGAGCCGTCAGGCCGCTCTCACTCTGCTGGGTCACCTGATCAGGAAACAGCCGCCATGGGTTCATCACATCAGCCGCTCGAACCTGCTGACGTCACTGCTGCGCTGCCtcaag